One Branchiostoma floridae strain S238N-H82 chromosome 15, Bfl_VNyyK, whole genome shotgun sequence DNA window includes the following coding sequences:
- the LOC118431505 gene encoding protein KRI1 homolog yields the protein MAEDDVGFRINKDFAKKYDEYRRKEELQKLKDRYGDVDVDASSSSSSETEDEDAVELTPAIEKGFLKTLAALKSKDPRIYQQDVSFYEDKKAESDKAEGKGKKPREKPMFLKDYERKVLLEKGGLFAVYCRGPSDEESSDDESAMKKPVSPSYYEEQEQIKQSFKQALSAGDDDDEYGSLLVERQRTQEELDEDERDYKAWLTGQKEELANKYKDMGPLKQYWTNPELDKGEAFLRDYILNQEYRDPDRDRIPTYDEIVDEEDDIDYSEDEEYLEKAENFERKFNFRYEEPDAEFIKSFPRTIASSVRRKDERRKKKREETRERKKQEKHKKKDELKQLKNLKKKEILDKLDHLKEITGNKDIGFNQADLEGDFDPKKYDEMMKNVFNEDYYGEGEGEKPEFPEEEDLEDDVDWDNWHGPYEEGGGGGEYDWENSQEGAEPHCEDPDFNMDADYDPDAPQSTSQEILAMSKKKKRRRKLGTYFATAVNKKKPVFDPNDKTFEEYLSDYYKLDYEDVIGDMPCRFKYRNVMANNFGLSTEEVLRAEDRELNTWCSVKAMSKYRSEEEEHRELKRYRKKGRDTRKKLRILASLSKEINDATPPEDPTEKSDREETTKQSSDVSNPRNTIEIVNKKDKTKKKKQKIEARVQGKAKQPPKMSAERIKAYGFNPKKFKYILQNQKKKQKKDLNT from the exons ggcggaagaCGACGTCGGATTTCGCATCAACAAAGATTTCGCCAAGAAATATGACGAATACAGGAGGAAAGAGGAACTCCAGAAAC TGAAAGACCGGTATGGAGATGTGGATGTGGACGCCAGTTCCAGCTCATCATCAGAAACAGAAGACGAGGATGCTGTG GAATTGACCCCAGCCATTGAAAAGGGTTTCCTGAAAACCCTGGCAGCTTTGAAGAGTAAAGACCCACGGATTTACCAACAGGATGTCAGCTTCTATGAAG ATAAGAAAGCAGAGTCTGACAAGGCTGAGGGGAAGGGCAAAAAGCCCAGGGAAAAGCCGATGTTCCTTAAAGATTATGAACGGAAGGTTCTGCTAGAAAAAGGAGGG TTGTTTGCTGTTTATTGTAGGGGTCCAAGTGATGAAGAGAGCTCAGATGATGAGTCTGCTATGA AGAAACCAGTCAGTCCCAGCTACTATGAGGAACAGGAACAGATCAAACAGAG TTTTAAGCAGGCCCTATCTGctggagatgatgatgatgaatatggCAGCCTCCTTGTTGAGAGACAGAGGACCCAGGAAGAGTTAGATGAGGATGAGAGAGACTACAAGGCCTGGCTGACTGGACAGAAGGAGGAACTGGCCAACAAGTACAAAGATATG GGCCCACTGAAACAGTACTGGACTAACCCTGAACTGGACAAGGGTGAGGCTTTTCTCCGAGACTACATACTGAACCAGGAGTACAGGGACCCGGATAGGGATAG AATCCCTACCTATGATGAGATAGTGGATGAAGAGGATGATATTGACTACTCTGAGGATGAGGAGTATCTAGAGAAGGCTGAAAACTTTGAGAGAAAGTTCAACTTCAGATATGAAGAACCGGATGCAGAATTC attaAGAGCTTCCCACGCACGATTGCCAGTTCAGTGCGGAGAAAAGACGAGcgcagaaagaagaaaagagaagaGACCAGGGAGAGAAAGAAACAG GAGAAACATAAGAAGAAAGATGAGCTGAAGCAGCTGAAGAACCTTAAAAAGAAGGAGATCCTCGACAAACTGGACCATCTTAAGGAGATCACGGGGAATAAAGACATCGGCTTCAACCAGGCGGATCTTGAAGGGGACTTTGACCCCAAGAAATATGACGAAATGATGAAG AATGTCTTTAATGAGGACTACTATGGAGAAGGGGAGGGGGAGAAACCAGAGTTTCCTGAGGAGGAAGACTTGGAGGATGATG TTGATTGGGACAATTGGCATGGCCCTTATGAGGAGGGAGGAGGAGGGGGTGAGTATGACTGGGAGAACAGCCAGGAGGGGGCAGAGCCACACTGTGAAGATCCAGACTTCAAT ATGGATGCAGACTATGACCCTGATGCGCCCCAGTCCACCTCCCAGGAGATCTTGGCGATGTCTAAGAAGAAGAAACGCAGAAGGAAGTTAGGAACGTACTTTGCAACAGCCGTCAACAAGAAGAAGCCAGTCTTTGATCCAA ATGACAAGACATTTGAGGAATATCTGAGTGATTACTACAAACTGGACTATGAGGATGTCATTGGGGACATGCCGTGTCGCTTCAAGTATCGCAACGTAATGGCAAACAACTTCGGGCTGTCTACAGAAGAG GTGCTGAGAGCTGAAGATCGTGAGCTGAATACCTGGTGTTCGGTGAAGGCCATGTCCAAGTATCgctcagaagaagaagaacacagaGAGCTGAAGAGATACAGGAAGAAGGGCAGAGATACCAGGAAGAAACTCAGGATCCTGGCAAGTCTATCAAAGGAAAT TAATGATGCTACACCACCAGAAGACCCAACTGAGAAGAGCGATAGGGAAGAAACGACAAAACAGAGTTCTGATGTCTCAAACCCAAGAAACACTATCGAAATTGTCAACAAAAAGGACAAGacgaagaaaaagaaacagaagaTTGAAGCCAGGGTGCAAGGAAAGGCAAAACAGCCACCTAAGATGTCAGCAGAGAGAATCAAAGCATATGGTTTTAATCCTAAGAAGTTTAAGTACATTCTTCAGAaccagaagaagaaacagaagaaagaCTTGAATACATAA